Proteins encoded by one window of Methanobacterium sp. CWC-01:
- a CDS encoding MFS transporter, protein MDSAHRNRVLILLFMGVFMGSLDIGIVGPALPAIQSFFGVDERLISWIFSIYILFFMIGTPIMAKLSDIYGRRTIYVLDVAIFALGSLITILSSSFWMILLGRAVQGFGAGGIFPVASAFIGDTFPPDKRGGALGIIGSVWGLSGILGPIIGALLLNYAWEWLFIINLPIAALVIALSYLILPATKKLEKISFDWAGTILLALLVTSLALGVNQIDTSNFLASLSSLMVWPFLILALIFLLLLVRTERTAPDPVVQIGLYHSREVKVATSIAIGTGLSQTAIVFMPSLAVAALSLSTSQASLMVIPLVLALGISAPVIGRLLDRYGTRIIMIGGTLLLAGGLFLLSTLASSFYLFILSGIIIGLGLGTVIGSPLRYIMLTETPPPQRASGQALINFNSSAGQLVGGTLIGAVIASQGGGLAGYSSAYLLIAGIAIIMFLLTLNLKRRKEQLATMFKSNQEDRE, encoded by the coding sequence ATGGATAGCGCCCACCGTAACCGTGTACTGATCCTCCTATTTATGGGGGTGTTCATGGGCTCCCTGGATATCGGCATCGTGGGACCGGCCCTTCCCGCAATACAATCATTTTTTGGAGTGGACGAGAGGCTCATATCCTGGATATTCTCCATATACATACTTTTTTTCATGATCGGCACCCCCATCATGGCCAAACTGTCGGATATATATGGACGCCGGACCATCTACGTCCTGGACGTGGCTATCTTCGCCCTGGGCTCCCTCATAACCATATTGTCCTCTAGTTTCTGGATGATACTCCTGGGCCGGGCTGTGCAGGGATTCGGAGCAGGAGGGATTTTCCCGGTGGCCAGTGCCTTCATCGGGGACACCTTCCCCCCGGATAAAAGAGGAGGAGCCCTGGGAATAATTGGCTCAGTGTGGGGATTATCCGGCATACTGGGACCCATCATCGGGGCTCTGCTTTTAAACTATGCCTGGGAATGGTTGTTCATAATAAACCTTCCCATCGCCGCTCTCGTCATTGCACTCAGCTACTTGATACTTCCCGCCACCAAAAAACTGGAAAAAATTAGCTTTGACTGGGCCGGAACTATACTCCTGGCCTTACTGGTCACCTCCCTGGCACTGGGGGTTAACCAGATAGACACCAGCAACTTCCTGGCCAGCCTGTCCTCCCTGATGGTATGGCCCTTCCTGATACTGGCGTTGATCTTCTTACTGCTACTGGTGAGGACCGAAAGAACAGCCCCGGACCCGGTGGTGCAGATCGGCCTTTACCACAGCCGGGAGGTGAAGGTGGCCACCAGCATCGCCATTGGCACCGGCCTGTCCCAGACCGCCATAGTATTCATGCCCTCCCTGGCCGTGGCTGCCCTGTCCCTATCCACCTCCCAGGCCAGTCTGATGGTCATCCCCCTGGTACTGGCCCTGGGTATCAGCGCCCCGGTTATTGGACGGTTACTGGACCGGTACGGCACCCGCATCATCATGATCGGTGGTACCCTGCTTTTAGCCGGAGGACTCTTCCTGTTAAGCACCCTGGCCAGCAGCTTCTACCTGTTTATCCTGTCCGGGATCATCATCGGCCTGGGCCTGGGAACCGTTATAGGCTCCCCCCTGCGCTACATAATGCTCACTGAAACACCCCCACCCCAGCGTGCCTCAGGACAGGCTCTCATTAACTTCAACTCCAGTGCTGGTCAGCTGGTGGGTGGCACTCTCATCGGAGCGGTCATCGCCTCCCAGGGAGGGGGGCTGGCAGGTTACTCCTCCGCTTACCTGCTGATTGCTGGCATCGCCATTATAATGTTCTTGTTAACCCTTAACCTGAAAAGAAGGAAGGAACAATTGGCCACCATGTTTAAGAGTAACCAGGAAGATCGGGAATAG
- a CDS encoding DUF4012 domain-containing protein translates to MWLKNVLRILLVLILLGSILMVYLYIPGKDTETNLMLGEHHVLVLAADPGEQRPGIGAIDMAFVVTVVDGDIKNMTAVYPGGMAHPTEAAPAEVQAQGVQVLLLHDSFWWNDTAKDAKLAQEIVEYNTGLKSDAVVVFTPDAVDAMINSVGGVYVEGVGTVNGSSIDFLRDEQALGNTRGASVESLMKPLWAAYQDPTKKTALMQAVANQYIQGNIVVEPEALFVQFALANGITKIFT, encoded by the coding sequence ATGTGGTTAAAAAATGTTTTAAGAATCCTCCTAGTACTGATACTGCTGGGAAGCATTCTCATGGTCTATTTATACATACCAGGGAAAGATACTGAAACTAATTTGATGCTGGGTGAACACCATGTACTGGTCCTGGCTGCGGATCCGGGTGAGCAACGACCGGGCATAGGGGCCATTGATATGGCCTTTGTGGTTACTGTGGTGGACGGTGATATCAAAAATATGACCGCCGTGTACCCCGGTGGTATGGCCCATCCCACCGAAGCGGCACCAGCCGAAGTACAGGCCCAGGGTGTCCAGGTACTGCTCCTCCACGACTCTTTCTGGTGGAACGATACCGCTAAGGATGCTAAGCTAGCCCAGGAGATCGTGGAATACAACACTGGACTCAAGAGTGACGCTGTGGTGGTATTCACTCCCGATGCAGTGGATGCCATGATAAATTCGGTGGGTGGTGTTTACGTAGAAGGTGTGGGGACTGTAAACGGTAGTTCTATCGATTTCCTGCGGGATGAACAGGCCCTGGGCAACACCCGGGGCGCCAGTGTGGAATCATTAATGAAGCCCCTGTGGGCGGCCTATCAGGACCCCACCAAAAAGACGGCATTGATGCAGGCAGTGGCCAACCAGTACATCCAGGGAAATATCGTGGTGGAACCCGAGGCACTCTTCGTCCAGTTCGCCCTGGCCAATGGTATAACTAAAATATTCACCTGA